The genomic segment TTTCAAGCGCGCGGGCATAGAGCTGGGGCAGGGGCAGCAGGTCGAAGTTCTTGCGCGATGCAAGGTTGCTGCGGAAGTCCGCCCACATGTTGCGCATGGCGGAAAAATAATTATCGTCGTTGAGCAGAAAGCGCAGTTCAAGTTGTGCCTCGACCCGCTTCTGCACCAGCCGCATCGGTGGAATGATCTGCGAACCAAGCGGTGTACCACCGAAATAATACTCATCATCGCCTTCGCCAGCGCGCACACCGAGGGTCTGTGCCAGAAGCGATTTCGTCTTGCGGGCATAATCCTTGAACGACGCCAGGAGGCCTTCGCTCGGCTGCAGCACGAAGCTCTTCCCGGTCTGGCCTTTCGCAACCCTCACGATATGACCATTGTCGATCATTCGGTTGATAAGACGCATCGACGTGGCATAGGGCAGGCCGGATTCTTGGCCCAGCGTCGAAATGGAGACGTTCTGGCTCAGGATATGGCTCTTGATCAGATAGGTCACGATCATCCAGACGGCATCGTCGCCCGCTTCATCGATCATGTCGCGAAACGGACGCCTGGTCTTCTCGATGAAGTCTATGACGCGCAGAAGCTCGTATTCGTTCACGCCTGCCTCCCACAGCGGCCTGTGCCGAGCCTTTCGGACACAAGAAGAGATTCGCGTGAAACCCGGGCCTGCCCATGCCCTGGTTCAGCCCGTCTTGCGCGTCCCAATCTTTGGCTCCGTATCGGGTCTCATCTCCGGGGCGATGCCTGCCAGTCGCTCATATTGCTCAAAAAGGACGAAGAAATCCTTTTCCGCAAGTCCTTCGGCGAAGGCGGCCTCATATTGTTGCCGGATCATCGAGGCGAGATACATCGGGACATGGTCAGATTTCGCCGTATCCAGGATGAGATCGAAGTCCTTCATCATCTGCGACACGGAGAAAGCCGGATCGAAGTTCCGCTTCACGAGCAGGTCACGCTTATAGGCGATGAGCGGGGATGCGACGGCACTTTCGCAGATCACGCTCAACATGGTCTCGACCGACAGATTGCCCTTGAGGCCGAGCGTCAGAGCCTCGCCCAGCAGTGCGGCGGTCGCGCCAACCATCGCGTTTACCACGAGCTTGAGATAACGGGCTTCCTCGCCCTGCCCGACATAGAACTGTTTGGCTGAAACGCTCTCAAGCAGCGGAGTTATGCGACGATACGCATCCTCCTGACCGGATACCATCACCGACAGTCCGCCCGAGGCCGCAGTGACCGTGCTTCCCGATACCGGCGCCCGGATGTAGGCAACGCCCTTGGGTTCGAGAACCGCCGCGATCTCGGCGGAGATCTCCGGCGATACCGTGCTCATTTCGACCAGGATCTGCCCGGCCTGCATGACATCGCCCAGGGCGTCCGGCACGAGGGTCAACTGGCGCAGGATCGCGTCATTCGGGATCGTCAGCACGATCACGTCAGAGCTTGCGGCGAGGTCGGCGAGGGAATGCGCGACATTTGCCCCCAGCCCGACGATAAAGGCGCGGTTCTCGGGAAGAGGCTCATAAACGGTCAGGGAATGACCGTGTTCGAGAACGCGCCTGCTCATCGGGGCGCCCATCTTGCCGATACCCGCCCAACCCACTTTCATTGTGTCAGTCATACCCATTCTACCTTCCCTGATGGCGGACCTTGCGAGACCAAGGGCTTGCCCGTCGAAGGGGGCTGCGTGGCCGACATGCGGATGCGTTTCCTGCATCCGGCGCAAACGCGGCGTCCTCCCATGCAAAAGGGTAAGGCGCGGCGTGAGATTGTAAGGCCTGAAAAATATCCATAATGGATAATTATCCATTTGGATCAGGGGTCCGTCCTGTCCTAGCGTCTGCATCGGGACGCACGGCGTTTCCTGTGGGAGGAATGTCTGCCGTTTGTTTTTCAGCTGACTGTGCAAAGCGCTCGCTTGGCACAAACGGATGATGCTTCACGCCATCTGACGGATGGTGCAGAGGAGGATGCATAGTGGACAGACAGACCAGAGCTCGATCTTGCATGCGCGCGGCGGCGTCCGCCAACACCCTCAATTCGACGTGGCAGCACGACAGCGCTTCATGAGCGCGCGTGAATTCCAGCTATGACACTGCGGCATTGCCGCACGCAGGTATGAAAGGCAGGCATGACGATGAAGGCAGTTCGCTATTATTCGAAGAAAGACATTCGCGTCGAGGACGTCGCTCCTCCATCTGGCCCGCTCGGCGATGACATGGTTCTGATCGAGCCCCTGGTGTGCGGCATTTGCGGAACGGATCTGCACGAATACATCGCAGGCCCGATCGTTACGCCAGCCACGCCGCATGTCTATTCCGGCGCAACGCTGCCTCAGATTCTGGGTCATGAATTTTCCGCACGGGTCATAGAGACCGGGCGCAATGTCACGCATGTGAAGCCTGGCTCGCGCGTCTCCATCCAGCCGCTGATTTCACCGCGCGATGATTATTATGGCCGTCGCGGCCTCTTCCACCTCTCAGAGAAGATGGCCTGTGTCGGCCTGTCCTGGGAGTGGGGTGGCATGGGCGAGCGGGCTGTTGTCAATGGCTACAATGTCTTTCCGGTGCCGGATACGGTCTCAGACGTTCAGGCGGCGATGATCGAGCCGGCGGCCGTTGCTCTTTATGGTGTCGATCGCGGTGGCGTCACGAGTGGCAGCAGCGTCCTTGTTTCCGGTGTCGGTCCGATCGGTGCGCTTGTGCTTCTGGCGGTCAAGGCGGCGGGTGCAACGACGATCTTCGTCTCGGAACTCAATCCGAACCGCCGTGCGCTGGCCCAGCAACTGGTGCCGGAGGCAATCGTGTTCGACCCTCGGGAGACCGATGCATTGCAGCTGTTCCGCGACCACACGGAAGAGGGGGTTGGTCTTGATGTCGCGCTTGAATGTGTGGGAGCCGAAGCTTCCCTGAACCTCTGCGCTGAGGCGGTGCGGCGGCGCGGAACCGTGGTGCAGGTCGGACTTCATATGAAACCGGCGGCTGTCGATGCCATGCTCTGGGCGCTGAAGGACATCACGGTTGAGGCGACCTGGTGCTATCCGGTTCAGATCTGGCCACGGGTGGCATCCATGATTGGCGCCGGCATTCTGCCGGTCGAAAAGATTGTCACGGCAACGATCAGGCCGGAAGACGTGGTGGAGCAGGGATTCGAGGCACTGCTCGATCCCAAGGCTTCCCACATGAAGATACTCGTCGACATGAAGGCCTGACCTTCGTCCGGACCCGCCTTCCCATTCTGACGCGTGCGCAGTGGCGGTTTTTGGATCGCCAGCTACGGCGCGGCTCTCGAAAGGATAAACCATGCATTACGTAGTTCACTGTGTTGATCACGAGGGGGCGGTTGAAAAACGTCTTGCCCATTACGACGCCCACAAGGCCTATCTTGCCAGCGCTCCCGTCAAGACGGTTATCTCCGGGCCTCTGCTGGCAGATGATAACGAGACGATGATCGGCTCGATGTTCGTGCTCGAGGCAGACAGCAAGGATGCCGTGATTGCCTTCAATGCTGCCGATCCGTTCCACAAGGCAGGCCTTTGGAAAAGCGTCAGCATACACCCTTTCAACAAGAGGGTGGACAATCGATGAGCGCCCAGTCACCTGCAACGGTCAAGACAGCTCTCGTCGGCCTTGGTTGGTGGGGCCGCAAGATGGCGACCCTCCTCAAGGATGGAAGCGCAGGTCTTACCATTGTGCGCGGCGTCGATGCCAATCCCGATGCTGCAGATTTTGCCCGCGACATGGAAATGGCCTTTTCTGCTGACCTCGGCGAGGCGCTGGCGGATGCCACGGTGGAAGCGGTTATTCTTGCCACGCCGCATTCACTGCACCGCGAACAGATCGCAGCAGCCGTGGCGGCCGGCAAGCATGTCTTCTGCGAAAAGCCGCTTGATCTCACGCGCGCCGGTGCAGAGGCCTCCGTCGCACTGTGCCGCGAAGCGGGGCTGGTGCTCGGCATGGGACATGAACGCCGGTTTGAACCACCCATCGCCGAGATCCTGGCGGCGGCGCAAAGCGGCAAGCTTGGCAGGCTGTTGCAGATCGAGGCGAATTTCAGCCATGACAAGTTTCTGACGCTTGATGAGTCCAATTGGCGGCTGAAAGCAGATCAGGCGCCAGCGGGCGGGATGACGGCGACCGGCATCCATCTGACGGATCTTGCAGTGAAGCTGATGGGCCAGCCTGCCGATGTACGCGTCGTCTGCGAGAACCTGGCCTCGAAGATCCCCCAAGGGGATACGATGAGCGCCCATATCCGCTTCGTCAACGGCGGAACGGCCTATGTGTCCGCAACACTTGCCACCCCCTTCATCTCTCGCTTTGCCGTCTTCGGCACCGAGGGCTGGATCGAAGTACGCGACAAGGCGCATGTCGAGGCACCGGATGGCTGGATCGTGACCGAAGGCTGGAAGAACAAGCCGATCACCGTGCGTGAAGTGGCACCGGCCGAACCTGTCCGCGACAACCTGCGCGCCTTTGCCGAGGCGGTGCGTGGCGTGTCAGCCTATCCCATCAGCGGTGAGGACATGATCAACAACATCGCGTTGCTCGAAGCCATTGTGCGTTCTGCAAAGAGCGGCGAACTCGAGCGCGTTTGAGGAGGAGAACATCATGAAGGCTTTGGTTTTCGAAGCACCCGAGAAACCCGTGATTGCCGACGTGGCCATGCCGGAACTCTCTCCAAACGAGGTTCTGGTCCAGACGAAAGCTGTCGGCATCTGCCACTCTGATTATGAGCTGCTCGCCGGTCGCTACATCATTCCGATCTCCTATCCGGTCACGCCGGGCCACGAATGGAGCGGTGAGATCGTCGAGGTCGGCCGCAACGTGAAGGGCTTCCAGAAAGGGGACCGTGTTGTCGGCGAATGCGTGGTGCGCACGCCGGAACGGCTGCACCATTTCGGCTTTTCCATGAGCGGTGCCGATCGCGAGTTCTTCGCCGTCAATCCCGAGTGGCTGCACAAGCTGCCGGATGCCGTCGATAACAAGAAGGCGGCTCTCATCGAGCCCTTCACCTGCGGCTTCTATGCCGTTCTGCGCTCGGGTGGCACGAATGCAAGCGAAACAGTCGTCGTCTCCGGCGGCGGCACGATCGGGCTCGTCTCGGCAGCCGCTGCAATCGGGATGGGAGCGCGCGTGATCGTTGTTGATCCGCTTGCCTCGCGTCGTGACGTTGCCCTGAAGCTTGGTGCGGATCAGGCGATTGATCCCTCCGATGGCGGTGCCGCTGACAGGATCCGCGAGTTGACCGGTGGCCATGGTGCAGATCTCGTGGTGGAGGCCTCTGGTCACGACGCGTCGCTTGCCGCCGCCTTCGACTACGCCCGCGAGGATGGGCGGATGTCGATGGTGGGCATCAATATCGGTCGCAAGGTGCCGGTAACGATCGGGCAGATCCAGATGAAGAACCTCACCGTACGTGGCTGCATTGGATCGCCAGGAGTCTGGCCTGCCGCAATCCGCTTTCTGGAGCGGACGGGCATCGACCTCTCACCGATCCAGACTCACGACTTCTCGCTGGTCGATGCAGTGGAGGCCTTCTCCTTCGGGCAGGACGCCACCAAGAGCATCAAGATCACTCTTCTGAACGGATAAAGCATGACAAAGCACGCATTGATCGTCGGCGCGACCGGCATTACCGGCAGCAATCTTGCCGAACATCTTCTCGCAAACGGGGGATGGGAGGTTTCCGGCCTGTCCCGCTCGCAAAGCCGGATCGAGGGCGTCAAGACGCTCGCCTGCGACCTCGTTGACGGTGCATCGGTTGAAAAGGCTCTGGCCGGTGTCTCGCCAAGCCATGTCTTCATCACGGCATGGTCTCGGCAGGAAACGGAAGCGCAGAACTGCGAGGTCAATGGCGCAATCGTGCGCAACGTTCTCAATGCGCTGGCCGGTCGCGGCGTGCAGCACGTGGCACTCACCACCGGCACCAAGCACTATCTCGGACCGTTCGAATCCTACGCCAAGTCACAACCGGAGACACCTTTCCGGGAGGAACAGGAGCGGCTTCCGGGTGAGAACTTCTATTATGTTCAGGAAGACGAGGTCTTCGCGGCTGCCGCGCGGGATGGTTTCACCTGGTCGATCCATCGTCCCCACACCCTGATCGGCTATGCGGTGGGCAATGCCATGAACATGGCGGCGACGCTTGGCGCCTATGCCGCCATCTGTAAGGAAACCGGTCGGCCCTTCGTCTTTCCGGGCTCACCGGAGCAGTGGCAGGCGGCAACGGATGTGACCGATGTCCGGCTGCTGGCCCGCCATCTCGCCTGGGCAGCAACCCATTCGCAAGCCGCCAATCTGGCCTTCAACGTCGTCAACGGCGAAATCTTCCGCTGGAAATGGCTCTGGCCGCGTCTTGCATCCTACTTCGGGCTCGATGCAGCCCCTTATCCCGGACAGCCCACCCCGCTGGAGGAGCAGATGGCCGATGCCGCTCCGGTCTGGGACGCGTTGGTGGCAAAGCACGGCCTGGCGCCCAACAGGCTGTCTCAAGTCGCCTCCTTCTGGCATTCCGATGCAGACCTCGGGCGCCAGATCGAGACCTTCAACGACATGGGGCGTAGCCGCAAGCTTGGCTTCCTCGACTACCAGGACACGCTTGCCTCCTTCACGGATGCCTTCGATCGCCTGCGTGCGGATCGCATCATTCCCTGAAACCTGGAAAGGATGCCGCGGATGAGCTCGGACCATCAAGAACAGACAGACGCCACTAGCTACTTCACAGAGGAAAACTCGGTGGATGTGGTTAATGGCCGGACCGGAGCCAATGCCCATCCGCGGCTTGCCACCGTCATGGCAAGTCTCGTGAGGCACCTGCACAGTTTCGCCCGCGAGGTGGAACTGACGCAGGAGGAGTGGGGCACAGCCATCGATTTCCTGACGCGGACGGGCCAGATCTGTTCGGCGGAGCGACAGGAGTTTATCCTCCTCTCCGACACGCTCGGGCTTTCCATGCTGGTCGACGCGATCAACAACCGGCGCCCGCAAGGAGCAACTGAAAACACGGTCTTCGGCCCGTTTCACGTCGAGGGCTGTCCTGTCCGTGCAATGGGAGACCGGATTTCTCTCGATGGGAAAGGCGAAAGCTGCCTGTTTATTGGCCGCGTGCTGAACTTGGAGGGCAATCCCGTTTCAGGCGCACGCATCGATGTCTGGTCGGACAATGCGGATGGATATTACGACGTTCAGCAGCCGGATATTCAGCCGAAGTGGAACAATCGCGGTGTCTTCATCACCGGCGAGGATGGCCGCTACAGCTTCATCGGCATCAAACCGGTTTCCTATCCGATCCCCGACGATGGTCCCGTCGGTCAGATGTTGAAAGGGCTCGATCGCCACCCCTATCGTCCCGCGCACATGCACTACATGATCCGCGCAGAAGGCTTCGAAAAACTGGTGACCCACACCTTCGTCGGCGGCGATACCTATCTCGAATCCGACGCCGTCTTTGGCGTCAAGCGTACCCTGGTCGCGCCCTTTGCCCGGCTGGAGGGTGAAGAGACGCTCTGGCGCTCGGACTTCGATTTTGTGCTCGTCCCGAGCGCGTGAGCATAGGAGGAGCCGCCATGCGCACATTCGTCTATACAGCCAATCCTGCAAGGGTCATTTTTGGCAGCGGCACGATTGCAAGCCTTGGTGACGAGGCAGCGCGCTTAGACGCGCAAAGAGTGCTTGTTCTCTCGACCCCGGAACAAAAAGAACTTGCCGAACACATCGCGGCGAATCTTGGAGAGCGGGCTGCGGGCACTTTTGCCGGTGCAACCATGCACACGCCCGTACAGGTTACGCAAGAGGCGATGACCGTGGCGAGCGACCTCAAGGCTGATGCTGTTCTGTCGGTCGGCGGCGGTTCGACGACCGGCCTCGGAAAGGCCATCGCCTTTCGCACCGACCTGCCTCAGATCGTCGTGCCGACGACCTATGCCGGCTCGGAGGCAACACCCATCCTTGGCGAAACGGAGAATGGTCGCAAGACAACGAAGTCTGATCCGCGCATTCTGCCCGAGGTGATCGTTTACGATGTTGACCTGACCTTGACCCTGCCGGTGTCGCTGTCGGTTACCAGCGGTATCAATGCCATGGCGCATGCCGTGGAAGCGCTCTACGCGACTGAAGCAAATCCGGTCATCTCGCTGATGGCGCGCGACGGCATTGCTGCGCTCGCACGCGCACTTCCCACCATTCACGCCGACCCGCAGGATAGGCAGGCGAGGGGGGATGCGCTGTACGGTGCCTGGATTTGCGGCGTCTGTCTGGGCTCTGTCGGGATGGCGCTTCATCACAAGCTTTGTCATACGCTTGGCGGCATGTTCAACCTGCCGCATGCGCCCATGCACACAGCGGTACTGCCCCATGCCGTTGCCTACAATGCGGCTGCGGCACCGGAAGCGATGCAACAGCTGTCCTTGGCGCTTGGTGTTCCCGATCCCGCAATTGGCCTGTTCGATCTGGCGCGAAACCTCCGTGCCACGATGGCGCTCAGGGATCTTGGCATGCCCGAGAACGGCATCGAGGCGGCGGTGAGCCAGGCAATGTCCAATGCCTATGCCAATCCGAGACCCCTGGAAAGTCAGGCACTTGCAGACCTCCTGACGCGCGCGTTCCGGGGTGAGGCTCCGGCGGGTTCATAGGAGAGGCAGGAGATTGAATGACTGTTTGCCGGAGGCAGTGGTCATGGGATTTTTGCTTGGTGCAGCGCGACGGGGAAAGAAATCCATAACGGATATTTCCGTTGTTTTTTTGAGGATGCCTCCGGTCTAGCATCCTAGAAATGGTAGCCGGAATGATCTCTGGAGGGAGATGCCGGACAACCAGAAGGTGGTGAGGAGAATGATGCCATGCTTGCTATTCGCTTCGCACTGAGCGACCCGGCCAAGGCCGAAGAGCGCAATGCCCTGGTAGATGAACACAAGGCGCATCTGCGTTCAGGTCACGTCAGCATCGTTCAGTCCGGTCCCATCAACGATGCCTCAGGCGTATACTGCGGCGGTGTCGTCGTGGCATCGGTCGGGTCCATGGATGAGATGCGACAGTTCAGCGAGCGGGATCCGTTTGTCATGCACGGCGTCTACAGCAGTGTCAGCATCTACGAATGGCGGCCCACAATCAGCAATCGGGACTGATTTCCCGGCAGACGACGACCGCAAGGATGTTTTTGGGGAGAGAGACATATGTGCCAGACACGCGTCAGATATTCAGTGGACAGATCTCCAATGGTCAGCCGACCGGTAGCCGCCCAATTGGCTCGCTTTTGCCGGGTCTTCGTCAAGGCTTAAAGGCTGCGACTTGCCGCACGGGCATCATTCGTCGCGGCAGGTGAAGACGCCAATTCACGATCAGTTTCAATTGCCCGGCAGGGCAGTCGTGGCGTGCGTAGCCGCGAACCCTCGGCCATGCGCATCGTATCGAGCAGGAAAGACGCAATTTTGATGGCACACGCATCCGCCCCAGCTCCCGGTCATTCCCAGATAATCGCGCAGAAGCCTGCCTTCGCGCGTAGCTTCCTGACAGTTCTTCTGTCGACGATGGTCCTTCTGGTTGCTTGCGCCCTCTACGCCCCGTCAAGTGTCTCCTGGGGTGCCTTGTCCGGTAGTTTGCCTTTCGCGGCCATCATTGCCATCGTCGGTCTCGGCCAACTCCTGGTCGTGCAGCAGGGCGGGTTTGATCTGTCGCTTCCCGGCGCCGTATCGCTGGCGGTTGTGGTGACGACGCATTTCCCGCAGCAGCAGGACGGTCTGCTGCCGGTCGCCATTCTGATCGTCCTCGGCTTCACACTGTCGGCGGGCATTGTGAATGGCGTACTGGTTTCGATTTTCCGGCTGAATTCCATCATTGCGACAATCGGAACCAATGCACTGCTTTACGGAGCCGTGTTTGCAGTATCCGGCGGTGTTCCCTCGATCACCACGCCGCTTCTGGCCGAGATCGCAGGCGGATCGAGCTTTGGTCTGCCCAATGCAGTCTTCTTTGCCCTCGGCGCAATGGGACTCGTCTCGTTCATCCTGAAGAAGACGGTCTTAGGTCGCCGCTTCGAGGCCGTCGGTGCGAACCCTCTCGCCGGTCAGGCGGCAGGTCTGAAGGTGCGACTGTACCGGTCGATGGCCTATGTGCTGGCACAGGTGCTCTATGGGCTCGCCGGAGTGCTGATTGCCGGCATCACCCGCGAGCCGACGGCCTTCCAGGGCGACAGTCTTCTGCTGCCATCGGTCGCTGTCGTCGTGCTTGGCGGAACGTCCCTTCTGGGTGGTCGCGGCTTCCCTGTTTCGACGGTTCTGGCTGCATTCTTTCTCAATCAGCTGAGCCAGTTCGCACTCGCAATCGGCGTGCCGTTTTCGGCCCAGACAATCATCCAGGCGCTGGCCCTTGGGTTCGGCATCGCAGTCTATTCGATCAAGTGGCGACCCGGCGCCAACAAACCGGCAGGTCTCAGAAGAGTGGAGGAGAAGAAATGAGAAATACGATCCTGATCAAGGCGCTGACCGTGTCGGTCACGACAACTCTCGTCTCGCTGTATGGCGTCAATAGTGCCCAGGCGGAAGTGCCGTCATGGTGCGGCCCGAAGAAGGCCACGCTCGCCCTGCTGGATGGCTATGGTGGCAATAGCTGGCGCCAGGTGACGACCGCCTCCGGCAAGCAGACGGTGGAACTTTGCCCCAGCATCACAAAATATGAATATGCTGACGGGCAGGGCGATACGCAGAAATCCATTTCGGATATCAAGAGCATGGCCGCAAAGGGCCTCGATGCGCTGGTCGTGTTCGGCGATACCGGGCCGGCCGTGCTGCCAACCCTGACCAGCGTCTACAAGTCGGGCAAGATCGTCGTGCCTTACCGCGTCAATGTCGGTGGCAAGGAAGGCACCAATTATTCGAAGTTCATCGGATCATCCTTCGAAAATGACGGCGAGACCTGGGGCAAGTGGATCAAGGGGATCCTGCCCAACGGTGGCAACATTCTCTTCCTCAGCGGTCCTGCGGGCAATAGCCAGGGTATTGATGAGTTGAAGGGCATGAAGAAAGTCCTTGGCCCGGAATACAAGTTCGTGAATCCCGAGCCCTTCGCGGTCACCAACTGGGATCCTGCGCTGACGCAGAAGGTCCTGACCGCCGAGATTGCCAAGAATGCCAAGATCGATGTGATTGTTTCGGATTTCGGACCGTCACTGGTCGGTGCGCTGCCGCAGTTCACGAAGCAGGGCAAGTCCATTCCGGCAATTGCCACGTCTGACGGAAACTCTCTCGGCTGCTTCTGGCAGGAAAACCATGCTGCCAATCCGGATTTCAAGCTGTTCACCGTCGCGACCGGAAACGACAATGTGCGTCTTGCCGTCCAGTGGGCAATTGCACTTGCAACCGGGGGACAGAAGCCGTCGGAAGAGATTTTCAAGGCTGCGGCGTTTGAAGATTCCGTATCTGGAAAGCCTAATCCGGTTCAGTGCCGGAAGGATCTGCCGGGATCCATCTACCTGTCCTCGGCCCTTCCGGCCGAAGCACAGGCCAAGGCCGTAGGCCAGTAAGACCACATATCTCGTGACCAGCAATGCCCGGCAGATCTCCTGCCGGGCCAGCCGCCGATCGAATGGAATGGAAGACATGGCAGCCCCCAATGTAGCGATCAAAACCACTGCGTCGACCGCACGCGGCATTACTATTGAGCTGAACGGCATCAGCAAGAACTTCTCTGCCGTTAAAGCCCTTACAGATGTCAGCGTCGCTTTCGAGGTCGGCGAGGTGCACGCCATTCTGGGTGAAAATGGTGCTGGCAAATCCACCCTGATGAACATCATTTCCGGAACGTTTCCACCCAGCGCAGGCGAGATCATCTTCGAAGGCAGGCCCGTGAACCGGATGACGCCGGATCTGGCGGCCTCTCTGGGCATCGCGATCTGCTTCCAGCATCCGGCGATCCTCGGCGATCTGACCGTGCTTGAAAATCTGCGTGTAGCCCTCCCTTCGGCGCTATTCGAAGGACGGCCCGCCCAGGTCATCGCAAAGGAAATGCTCGATCTCGTCGGGCTCGACCTGCCGCTTGGGCTGCGCGGTGACGACCTGACCGTTGCCCAGAAGCACCTTCTGGAAATCGCCAAGGCGCTGGCTCTGAAACCCAAGGTGTTGATCCTCGATGAGCCGACGGCCTCGCTCGATCAAGAATCGACCGATATGCTGTTTGATCGTGTGCGCGAGGTCACCCGGTCCGGCACCTCGGTCATCTACATCACGCACCGTCTGGCAGAGCTTCGCCAGATTGCAGACCGGGTCACCGTTCTGCGCGACGGATGTGTTCGTGGTGCCGCCCGTGTCAGGGAGATCAGCGATGCTGACCTCGTGAAGATGATCATCGGGCGTACTCTTGACGCCGCCTTTCCTCCCAAGGATGCCATCGGTGCGCAGACGGTCGCCTTTTCGGTGGAAGGGCTGCGCGCCGATGGACTGCATGGAGTCAGCTTTGACGTTGCGCGCGGCCAGATCCTCGGCATTGCAGGCGTAGCCGGCAATGGGCAACCGGAGTTGATGCGCGTATTGGCCGGCCTTGATCCTGCCGAGGGGCACATCCGGCTGCAGGGCGGCGCCCTGGATCAGAAAACACTGCTGGAGGCTGCGGCCTTCATGCCGTCCGACCGGCATCTGGAAGGAATTGCCAGCGGACTGACCGTGCGAGAAAATGCGACGTTTTCGGCGCTCGACAAGTTCGCCAGCGCAGGCATCGTCAGCCATCGACGCGAACTCGAAGGCGTCCGGTCGATCTTTTCGGAACTGGCTGTAAAGACCCCGGGCCTTGACGCGCCGATCCTGTCGCTTTCGGGCGGCAATCAACAGAAGGTCGTGATGGCGCGTGCCATGCTGTCGCAGCCGGGATTGATCATCGCCGATGAACCCACGCAAGGCGTG from the Rhizobium rhizoryzae genome contains:
- a CDS encoding YciI family protein; its protein translation is MLAIRFALSDPAKAEERNALVDEHKAHLRSGHVSIVQSGPINDASGVYCGGVVVASVGSMDEMRQFSERDPFVMHGVYSSVSIYEWRPTISNRD
- a CDS encoding maleylacetate reductase codes for the protein MRTFVYTANPARVIFGSGTIASLGDEAARLDAQRVLVLSTPEQKELAEHIAANLGERAAGTFAGATMHTPVQVTQEAMTVASDLKADAVLSVGGGSTTGLGKAIAFRTDLPQIVVPTTYAGSEATPILGETENGRKTTKSDPRILPEVIVYDVDLTLTLPVSLSVTSGINAMAHAVEALYATEANPVISLMARDGIAALARALPTIHADPQDRQARGDALYGAWICGVCLGSVGMALHHKLCHTLGGMFNLPHAPMHTAVLPHAVAYNAAAAPEAMQQLSLALGVPDPAIGLFDLARNLRATMALRDLGMPENGIEAAVSQAMSNAYANPRPLESQALADLLTRAFRGEAPAGS
- a CDS encoding NAD(P)-dependent oxidoreductase, which produces MGMTDTMKVGWAGIGKMGAPMSRRVLEHGHSLTVYEPLPENRAFIVGLGANVAHSLADLAASSDVIVLTIPNDAILRQLTLVPDALGDVMQAGQILVEMSTVSPEISAEIAAVLEPKGVAYIRAPVSGSTVTAASGGLSVMVSGQEDAYRRITPLLESVSAKQFYVGQGEEARYLKLVVNAMVGATAALLGEALTLGLKGNLSVETMLSVICESAVASPLIAYKRDLLVKRNFDPAFSVSQMMKDFDLILDTAKSDHVPMYLASMIRQQYEAAFAEGLAEKDFFVLFEQYERLAGIAPEMRPDTEPKIGTRKTG
- a CDS encoding SDR family oxidoreductase, with protein sequence MTKHALIVGATGITGSNLAEHLLANGGWEVSGLSRSQSRIEGVKTLACDLVDGASVEKALAGVSPSHVFITAWSRQETEAQNCEVNGAIVRNVLNALAGRGVQHVALTTGTKHYLGPFESYAKSQPETPFREEQERLPGENFYYVQEDEVFAAAARDGFTWSIHRPHTLIGYAVGNAMNMAATLGAYAAICKETGRPFVFPGSPEQWQAATDVTDVRLLARHLAWAATHSQAANLAFNVVNGEIFRWKWLWPRLASYFGLDAAPYPGQPTPLEEQMADAAPVWDALVAKHGLAPNRLSQVASFWHSDADLGRQIETFNDMGRSRKLGFLDYQDTLASFTDAFDRLRADRIIP
- a CDS encoding intradiol ring-cleavage dioxygenase, with translation MSSDHQEQTDATSYFTEENSVDVVNGRTGANAHPRLATVMASLVRHLHSFAREVELTQEEWGTAIDFLTRTGQICSAERQEFILLSDTLGLSMLVDAINNRRPQGATENTVFGPFHVEGCPVRAMGDRISLDGKGESCLFIGRVLNLEGNPVSGARIDVWSDNADGYYDVQQPDIQPKWNNRGVFITGEDGRYSFIGIKPVSYPIPDDGPVGQMLKGLDRHPYRPAHMHYMIRAEGFEKLVTHTFVGGDTYLESDAVFGVKRTLVAPFARLEGEETLWRSDFDFVLVPSA
- a CDS encoding 2,3-butanediol dehydrogenase; the encoded protein is MKAVRYYSKKDIRVEDVAPPSGPLGDDMVLIEPLVCGICGTDLHEYIAGPIVTPATPHVYSGATLPQILGHEFSARVIETGRNVTHVKPGSRVSIQPLISPRDDYYGRRGLFHLSEKMACVGLSWEWGGMGERAVVNGYNVFPVPDTVSDVQAAMIEPAAVALYGVDRGGVTSGSSVLVSGVGPIGALVLLAVKAAGATTIFVSELNPNRRALAQQLVPEAIVFDPRETDALQLFRDHTEEGVGLDVALECVGAEASLNLCAEAVRRRGTVVQVGLHMKPAAVDAMLWALKDITVEATWCYPVQIWPRVASMIGAGILPVEKIVTATIRPEDVVEQGFEALLDPKASHMKILVDMKA
- a CDS encoding YciI family protein, translating into MHYVVHCVDHEGAVEKRLAHYDAHKAYLASAPVKTVISGPLLADDNETMIGSMFVLEADSKDAVIAFNAADPFHKAGLWKSVSIHPFNKRVDNR
- a CDS encoding zinc-dependent alcohol dehydrogenase, which produces MKALVFEAPEKPVIADVAMPELSPNEVLVQTKAVGICHSDYELLAGRYIIPISYPVTPGHEWSGEIVEVGRNVKGFQKGDRVVGECVVRTPERLHHFGFSMSGADREFFAVNPEWLHKLPDAVDNKKAALIEPFTCGFYAVLRSGGTNASETVVVSGGGTIGLVSAAAAIGMGARVIVVDPLASRRDVALKLGADQAIDPSDGGAADRIRELTGGHGADLVVEASGHDASLAAAFDYAREDGRMSMVGINIGRKVPVTIGQIQMKNLTVRGCIGSPGVWPAAIRFLERTGIDLSPIQTHDFSLVDAVEAFSFGQDATKSIKITLLNG
- a CDS encoding Gfo/Idh/MocA family protein, whose protein sequence is MSAQSPATVKTALVGLGWWGRKMATLLKDGSAGLTIVRGVDANPDAADFARDMEMAFSADLGEALADATVEAVILATPHSLHREQIAAAVAAGKHVFCEKPLDLTRAGAEASVALCREAGLVLGMGHERRFEPPIAEILAAAQSGKLGRLLQIEANFSHDKFLTLDESNWRLKADQAPAGGMTATGIHLTDLAVKLMGQPADVRVVCENLASKIPQGDTMSAHIRFVNGGTAYVSATLATPFISRFAVFGTEGWIEVRDKAHVEAPDGWIVTEGWKNKPITVREVAPAEPVRDNLRAFAEAVRGVSAYPISGEDMINNIALLEAIVRSAKSGELERV